In the Glycine max cultivar Williams 82 chromosome 6, Glycine_max_v4.0, whole genome shotgun sequence genome, ttagtcctttgaccgctcaaatcactcgtaacgttgtcggagaagaagaagctgacgacgttcatgctaatcgaaatgatcatgatgaaggagaattgattaacatcgtctaatgtaattttctacagagacagaggtcaccaaagcaagtaagtgacaactacatttttctctgattgaggCATCGGTTATTTGTTTTAGATTgtatccttaggacttcatacaactcatgtttgtcgccagtttcatcatccaccacccttttcttctttgtcttctcacgtttattgttgttaaacccatatttatgctttcttcccttcatgtcttgttttatcacaactttagccgaatcaggttagatgggatgccaccgtgttcgaggtcgttaatccagatttccccctctacataaagcatgaagacctctccgaaatcgcacacagtggtcaatgtctcatcatatcagtgttacagttgtggattctgtaagtctttatataaaaggcttttaattacctaagttatggctttcaattcataaatatttaactttgacttaacataaacaggcatctcactgaaacatgtatgcgagtggggaattctgatatctatggattcctcgagccacggtccattcagaggtctgggcaatcgcagtttgagtctgaaagttaaataaagagttggatgcagagttcacaacgcgatgtctatcttggagcctacctaaatgggtaagtcacaaaataactaaatttaattaatgtttactaatgtactaacccattttaggttccactgcagcggacactggcagatggtggtcatcctgcccaaggaacacctagttgtctggttttgttcattgcataacaggccagacaactaccttaagaggattattaataggttagtgttcttttcaatacatttgcattgtaatacctcaacgtacaacaccggtttttaattgttactcatatgaaacagtgctatcaagggtcttgatgatgctccacagcctaaatcaaaggcttctattaggtggattgtcgtcaaggtacgtcatttacataaaacttccacttatatatatttctttatgtgtctgtacactagttgtttaattaatatccaaatttcattatgtatttagtgtaatagacaaaaaggaagtactgagtgcggctactatgtgatgcactggatgtccaccatcattttaggaacttttaggaataattgggaagtggtaagtttatttcaaacaaaatcgatttatttataatttgtattacattattaacttattatgatttatttcatcatgcagtattttaacgatcctagaccactgaagccagagagattaaaagcattgcggatccagtgggcacagttttatctccgagttagagatcaaccctaggatttagggacattatctttagatttagtttactttggtttaacattttttacattttctatgtaacatgaacattaaattcatttgatgattgtcctttatgataaatcaattatttgatgtttattatcattaaaactgcttgaaagcagaataaaatgtttatttgctgtgaattgggcctcctgaaattgcatttgacaggtacaattttgggtttactgtaaaaacagaaagtatatataaaaaaaatacttgaaaacaacatcgattattaacgaaaaccgatgttaatatcataaacaacatcggttatttacaaaaaccgatgtcgatatgaaccttaacatcggttgtaatagaaaaccgatgttaacgtttgtatattaacatcggttatttgtgtataaccgatgtcagcgtttgtattttaacatcggttatctgtagataaccgatgtcaactcttGTACATTAGCATCGGttagttataaataaccgatgtgaacatttgaatattaacatcggttatgtacacataaccgatgttatacacaaagaactacaccaaataagtgtatgcatcatcaacgttgacatcgattttctagcaaaaccgatgttaatggaatatattaacatcagttatcgtaggaaaccgatgttaatgtattacattaacattggtttttctaaaaatactgatgttaatataacatattaacatcggttttattggaaaaccgatgtcaacgttcatcatgcgtacactttttttgttgttgttcattgtgtttaacatcgggtatttagagaaccgatgttgtcatatacatgttaacatcggttctccaaaaccgatgttaacattgatacattcaacatcggcactttcaacatcggttttagaaccgatgtagaatgttctaaataaccgatgttgaaagtgtattttctaatagtgtaacCAATCTATGTTAAGTAGATCCAGACAAAGCATAAACTTGCTTCTTGGAATAGGCTTAGTTAACATATCACCTAGATTGTCCCTTGTATCCACTTTCTGGACCTCAACCCTCTTCTTAAAACAAATGAAGTGGTATCTGATGTCAATGTGCTTAGTCCTCTCATGAAGGATGGACTTGATCTTTGGCTAAGTAGATTGTACATAGATTGTCACAAAAAATTATAGCCTTTTCCTATGGAAACCCAACGTTGCTAATCCAACCCTTCAGACAGATCCTTTCTTTTGTTGCTTTTGTTAAAGCCATGTACTATGCCTTTGTAGTGTACAAAGTCATTATGGGTTGAAGTGTTGCCTTCCAACTAACAAGGAATCGTGAATGTGTACCCAGTTATAGATCTCCTTCCATCCAAGTTTGCAACATAGTCAAAATCTAAGTAACCAGTGAGAGCACAAGATGTGTCTCCATGGTAGACGAGTCCAATATCAATTACTTCCTATGATTACCCATGTACCTACTCACAACACTAACTACTTGTGCTAGGTCTGATCTGGTGCATACAATGACATACATTAGACTACATACAAGGCTACAACTCTTGCATTCGAAACATGATACATTTATTCCTTCTCTGATTCTGACTGAGTAGTATTGAGTTCAGATAAACAAATGGACATTGTCAAAGGACTACATACTTGCTTTGCAGATGTCATCCCAAAACGATTCAGTACTTTCTGAACGTATTCCTTCTGACATAGGAAGAACTTCTCTTGGGCTTGATCCCTGTTGATCTACATGCTTAAAATCTTTTCAACAACTCTCAAGTCCATCATCTTGAATTAGCCACTAAGTAGTGACTTCAGCATCTAAATTGCCAACAGGTTGTTGCATCAGGATGTCTTCCTCTAGTCGTCCATGGAGAATGATATTTTTGACATCGATTTGCTCTAACTCCATGTCCGGAGTTGCCACTAAGGCCAACAAAACACGTGTGGAGGTGTGTCAAACTACTAGAGAAAATATCTCGTTGTAGTTCACTTCTTCCTTCTAACTATAGCCTTTAGCTACCACACATGCATTATAATGGAAGACTTCTTCAATGGATGATCCAGATTTCTTCTTGAAGACCCACTTGCATCCCACCACTCATCTACCTTCAAGTAGCTCAACTAAATCCCAAGTTTGGCTCTTCTAAAGGGATTTCATCTCTTCATTCATAGCCACCGTCCCCTCCTCAGCTTCAGAATATGAAATTTCTTTCTGATAAGTGGACAGTTCAAATGAATCGATGTATTCTGCTACCTATAGCGCATAAGACACTATATCAAAGCCATATCTTTTAGAAGCTTTGATTTGTCTTTGTGACTTTCTGGGTGTTATGGTTTTGGGCTGCTTTAGATGGTTTTTACTCATCTTGTTTGTCCCCTTAACTAGTGTTATATTAtgatgttaagggtgcatttgAAGATCCTGATTAATCTCATCAAGTGCTTCAAACTACTTTTGGTCACTAATGTTTCTAATTGTGGAGCTTTCAAACTCCACCTGAACAGTGACATCCTCAACCTTGCCCAAATCTTCaccaaatttaaaatgtagcatAGAACATTCATCAAAGGCAACATCTATACTCATAATGACCTTTCTTTTAGATGGAGACCAGACTTGAAATCCCATTACCCCATCTCCATAACCCATAAAGAATCCTTTCTTGGCTCTGGGTTCCAACTTACCTTCACTTATGTGATAATATGACGGATATCCAAACACCTTCAACATTCAGTGTTCAACTAGTTTGTTAGACCATACCTCAATAAGATTCTTAAAGTCTATGGCAGTGGACAATGAGAGATTCATAAGATAGCATGTGCTAACTGCCTCAATCCATAAACTCTTATTGAAGACTAAATCAGATAACATGCATTTGAACTTTTCCAATAAGGTCTTATTCATTCTTTCaactactctatttttttttgtagagtaTAGCATACAGTATGATGTCCTGCTATGCCTTCATCCctacaaaattcattaaatacaaCAAAACAGAATTCCAGGCCATTGTCAATCCTAAGACGCTTAATTGTCTTTCTTGTCTTATTCTTCATATGAATTGTTCAATgcttgaaaaaattgaaagctTCAAATTTATGCTTTATCATGAATACCCATGTCATCTTGGAGTAGTCATCTGCACTGCCTTTGGAAACTTCGTCTGGTGTTGCTTCCCACAGACACAATGATCACAAAACTGAAGAGGTTTCACCTTGACATTTCTAAGTAAGTCTCACTTGCTCAGAATATCCAAACATTTTTCACTTATGTGGCCCAGACGTAGATGCCACAAAGAATTATCATACGAGCCACTGGACGCATAACTTTCAGATTATGAAATAGTACAGGCAGAGCCTGTCATAGTGGGCTCCTGAAGGGTATAAAAATTTCCTTACTCGATCCCATGCATTACCATATACTTCCCTTTCTACTTAATCTGCAGGACGCAACCTTCAACCTAGcaagaaaaactttttgaatCCATGACATCCACAAATACCAAATTTTTCTTAAGCTTTAGAATGTGACAAACTTTATTTAAGGTTCTAATAACACCATCATTCATTCTGATTTGTACGGAACCTATATCGACTGACTTACAAGGATTATTGTTACCCATGAGAACATTACCACCAGACTTCTTCTCATATGACATAAACTGATGTTTGCATGGACACATATGATAAGAATAACTTGAGTCCAACATCCATTGTTCAAAGTGATGATGTAGTTGTTCACCAAAATCCAGAACCAAATCATTTTTAGATAAGGAGTCATTCTAAACAAGAGCAGCAACAAAATATTTCTTTGCTTTCTTTAGAGAATCTCACTTCCAATGACCTGGTTCTTTGCAGTAACTGCATATGTCCATAAGATTGACTTTGCTCTTCTTGCCACCTTTGCCTTTCTTCTTCTGCCCTTTAGCAGAATTAATCACTGATAGTCCGGACGCAAAGGATTCTTCACCATTCTCAGACACCTTTAGTCGAAGCTGTCTAGAATAGAGATTGGACTTGACTTTCCACAAGTGAAATGGAGTCCTTGCCTACACTAAGGGAACTCACAAAATTCTCATAGAAAGGAGGGAGAGAGGCTAACAAAATCATTGCCAGATCTTTGTCTTCCATCTTGACATTAATTTCACATAGCTCCATCAGAATAGAGTTTAGCTCATCAAGATGTTCCTTCAATGGCGTCCCTTCCCTCATTCGAAGGCCAAACGAAcgttttttcaaaagaaacttGTTGCAAGTTGATTTTGTCATGAAGATTTTTTCCAATTTCGGCCAAAGCCCAACAACAATCAGTTCTTCAAAAACTCCATAAAGAATCTCATCAGAAAGAGATAAGGGAATTAGCGAACGCAccttttcctcttgtaactcaagCACTAACTTATCAATCTTCGATGGTTGACCAGAGAAAGAAGCCCAAATACCCTGTTCTTTCAACAAGGCTCACATCTTGATGCATCATAGGTTGAAACTACTCTTCCTTGTGAATTTCTTAATCTTGATTCTGTTGACCATCTCATTGATTAAATCTTGAAGATGCAACACAAacatataataaacaaaatggTTGATCACTAATGACTTGATCTACCACAAATCATATGTAGAACTGATCTTGAAATGAAGCTTTAGATACCAATTTGTTGGGAGATTTGAGAAATTCTACTCAAATATGGATATGGAAGTTCAGATGATAGAAGGAGAAGACAAAGTTTGCACAAAATGTTAGTTTATCGtgaataacaaaattacaaTGAAAGGTTCAAGACACTCTAAAGCTCTCTGAACCCAAAAGTACAAAGCTCCTTATAAAGGAGACAAACAACTAATTGTCTAACTGAAAAGAGttataacaaaaaaacagaaaatggatTCAATTACAACACAACTTATGTTAATGAACCACCTAGACTAGGTGCTTCCTTCTATGAGACTTGATGCTCCACAGATTACTAAAGACTGGATGACCAATACAGAAGGACAAGAGTGTTGGATTAGTCGACCGGTATTATCATTCACCCCATCTTTATCGTCCATCATCCAacaatcaaaatttttataGATTTCCTTAAATTTTGCCCATAGATGTGGTTCGACCCTCCCATGTGTTTTGTAATTTCTtttcatcattaatatattatgaTATGGGTTTGTTTGGGGTTGTAGGGGTTGGAGTGTCAACATAGTTGGATCCTTCTCCGAGATTCATCTcctttttgcttaaaaaaaagtatagcaTGCTTAGTTACTCTttactcttggaaattataatATAACGCTTGTTATGAGTTGTTTCTCCTGATTTCTTCTGCTATTGCTAACATTATCAGTCTTGGGAAAATTAAACACCTgttaaaacagtttttttaaaacaaaaatagattaaaactGAAGAGTAATCTACAAATAAATTACTGGTGGACTTAGCATTCATCGGTTGTTCAGAAGATAACTGAACAGTCTTATATAGTGTCTAGGCTTGCCCCCAATTTTCACTCCATAAACTATTCTGCAACTAGTTCTTACTTATAAGGTAGAGTGCACTCTTCTGGGTTGGCTATTGTGTCACCTGCATCTTCATATTCAATTAGATTGGGGGAGTTGCTTTGTCTGGTACAGATCTACAATTGTTTTGTCTATATACCTTAGCAATGCATTGATCActtggaaataaaaataaaaaactcaaaagAGCCTTAATTTGTTACAACAGCCAAATGTTTCGTTGAAGCAGAATATCAAGCCTAGGCAACCTTAATATATTTGGCTTTAACAACTCAAATGAGCCTTAATTTGTGTCCATTGTGTAAGAGTGTTTTGTGAATGTAAATCCGTAATAAAACCAGCATGTGATCTTGCAGTGAGAGATCAAACAATATTGACATATAGTCACTAACAAAAGCACAACCAAAATCTTTGTCACATTCTTAATCTCCAAGTTGGGTTTCTTATACATATATATCGCAATTTTCAACATGAGGGGAAGCATTGGACATTTAGATTTTCTGTTAAAATCTATTGCTTTCTATTATTGAGTAATTGAGACATTAGTGAAGTTAGTTTGGGGTAAGTTTTTTTATCGAATTCGCTATATATAGGAAATATCTATATGTATTGTTGccaactttttttcatttttgatggATCCTCTATTCAATCTATCAGGGAGTTTCACTCATTCTCGATCTTAATAACATGGCACAAGACCaagtatatatatcatatatacatAGTACACTTATAGTAATTAGTTAATACAAATGGATTAGAACACTTGATTCAAGGCCATACTTTCCTTCCATCCatccaatttaatttttgaatattaGACACACTTAACACATTAGAAACAACatataactaatttatttgatacaaataaaacattattGCCAAATACCTGATTCCTTATCacattataaagtaaaaaactaGTTTGAAAAATGACTATACTTATTCTTCATATATTATTGCATTAACCAAATTTTAGCAATAACAATCCTTaatcaaaatgatttttcttcagTTCTAAGAGGCCAGAAGGACCGCCATCAAGTAGCAATGCCAACCTCACAATAGCTTCAGCACCTTCATTAGGTGCTAGCATACCAGAATTGTCGTTTATATCTGTTTTCACATGGCCAGGAGGAACAACATTGATGCAAAATGAAGGGTACTTCTTGGCCAAAATCCTTGTGTAGGCCCAACAACTTTTGATATAGTACATGTAGGCACAACTAAGGGCCAATAACCTTTGGTTTCTAATGAACTCTTTTGAATCTTCtagaaatttattcaaaacaCCATCTATCTTTTCTTCTCTAAGGTTTTCAACATCACTTAGTACTTCTTTAGGCCATCCATTTGGTATATTCTACAAAATCAATCATAATCTTCAAATGCACAAAAAAGACCACATTGAAATAACATACAAGTTACACTACTGGAAAACGTTGTTTCTATGACGCACTGAATAATCGTTTTAGAATGTGACATAgtgacatttttataattaggggcaatgtattttgtttttatgtcgTGCATTCCGTCTTAGAATGCTAGTgcgtgacatttttgtaattatgggAAACTTAAACGAAGACTATTTTGGCTGAAGGACCgtctttgtttttgttatcctaattaattaatctggTGCCTCTCACGGTGGCTCAAACACCCTGTGTTGAGAGCTCTTGCCCGACGTTGCAATTGGCGTTGTTTGTGTCCTCGGTCCTACAGCTGGTGCCCCAATTTGGCGTCTCGTTCCTGTGAGTCCCGAGTGTCTCCTCCGGCCGCCATCAGACAGGTAAGTGCATTTTACTCCAGTAATGTCTTTGTGTTGCGgtgccatttgaatttgctgtctgttgtgacaccctctaccccgacatatataattaaataagatatataaaaatatattggtaaACAAAATCACATGGGTAAAAGGTTTACATTCACttcaattaccaaataaaactcattaaaaacatatttggctcaaaataaggtcgtcaaaatttacaaaaatattttgttaaatcagtgaggtgaaataaaatagactagcatcataaaattaatataaaaacttatattccaatgtcacatcttatcagagcgttgtgtcccgacgtccttcagcaaatattccttaaagcagttcacctagtcatctgctcccccgaacacaaagttcaagatcatcacaggatccaaacacaaacaacaaactgggagtgagttatcacattcctaactaatagataaacaagacaactagatatacacatcatataaaccaaataaaacttacttacacgtaattcacgtaattccaccactttgtcattcaaagttcacttttcatccatcaatcacacttttcaatcatcaatcacattacacaagaatcacacgctctgatcaagacataatgacacctcaatttcataataaataattagcaagcgcatgagacagttatgctaagactcaagcctatatgcaatgtggtaccatgtcagtgaaaaaccaccctggggcgcttaggagtacataacacgacacaccacacaatgggtttgtcaggtcactctcactaagtaagatcatagggagaccagtcagggtcacgatgttttgcgagaatgctccaaccatatgggatcagcataggcttaaaggagcactcaaacctggtgacccccaaggcctacactccgaagagtccgtcagagcctttccctcctgattcaggtccaacccctaaaatcattttagcacacagacactgcttgtgaattatacaatactcacgacctcacactcgtgttttaaacacgttcaacatattgcgctacaatttaacactggtttctaaataggaaacctacactttctctttaacactggttcctaaataggaaacctacactttatCTTTAATGCTGCGCATttaaacttttctcaagataacactggtcgggttattgtacaattcacagcttacaacacaaataatgtcacatcaagagttaatcacacacttattcacaatttcacatctcataatgtcacaatccaccatcatatgttttcacgtatctcacaattcaaaacttgttctactttacacttttactcaatgtcaataacaatattataatctcaaggcaacatattattccacaattcatcacatatttcatttataagcactgctcatgaattatacaatacccacgacctcacactcgtgtttcaaacacgtttaacacattgtgctacaatttaacactggttcctgaataggaaacctacactttctcttaacACTGTGCAttaacgcttttctcaagataacactggtcggattattgtataattcatagctcataatataattattgtcacatcaagtgtcaaacacacacacttattcacaatcaaatatcatgcccacaatttaacatctcataatatcacatcaaccatctcatttttacatgtattccgcaaattgacacattcaactttgtactactcaatcttcacaataatattataataccattataataacttattacaccTTATAACTCGATCATATAtacatcacacaataataatatttgcatgatacaaaacatatatatgtatatgtatatagtaaattaaactacattatttttaatcaaaggatttctataacaatttaatattacatcaaaagaaattaccactaggcattaaccttacaattttctttaatttattattctagtattacaataattatatacacataacatgttgatcatcgtcgtagaaaaattagaacaagataataacttgtataaaataagtcattgaataatattatttaaaatataatttacattaataaaaagagcttaattttttctaaggggttcacactcaacacaagaacacatcaatcTCACAATcatttctcattgggacatcaactgattcatcaaacaaatataattcactgtaataattataaggataaaatgaaaattgcaaaaacaccccaaaactcattccaattgatatctctaaggatccctacacatgttctcattaatccccaattgtgaataactcatcccttacctctaagcgggctcatgtGTCTTCAGCtagcgatagcagcatctctagcggttccctgacaTTCCTcccatttttttcctctaattgCTCCGATAAAGTtctcaaacgtcagagagacagagaagggattgaagcctctgcTTGTACTGTCTTGGtgtgattcctttttctctctacGTGACTATTATCTCGCACATCCCAATGGTGAAGGTGTGTGGAACTGAACCTCGAACcacatattaaaatttcatgaaaatccaacggttaacaaaaccGGGATCATAATTTTACTGAGACCGTTTTAGGTTTCTacgggaaagaaaaaggctatGATGAAAaaggtatttctctcagctcaaacatgatatcgaaatttccaacggtgagaattctcTAAATTGGGTTAGgaacgtggtgctcaaattgcacgacgatccaacgatgAACGAGTCCAAGatcattgtttttttgaaaCAGGTTTGGTGGGTTCcgggaaaaagaaaagattttgagtggagaaaagagaaaaacgaaaatgaggggaAGAGGAGACACTTGACTTAACATTACTATTTATACCTAGAGtattcagcctattatttgctctatatttatttatttatttactaaaaagttttttaaatttattttaaaaaaattggaatgtTACATCTGTGatattgtgtttgtttgttttcaatttgaggGGTCAAAAGGTCAAGGCTTCATCGTTTAATCATGCATTGTGTTATTCTCACTTCTAACCCTAGGCTGCTGCCACATATTAATATCTTCACCATCCCCTATTCTCCACCTCAAACCCATATATATTAAGCAAATGTTTCACGAAATAAAAACTAGGTTTATGACCCAAAGTCAAACCCATAAAATCCCCCTTAGGAAAGTGTTTAGATTTGAGAAATGTAGACACCAAAACATTGGGGTTAGAGAAAAAATTTCACCCTTGTTTCCCAAGCACAACCAAGTTAAAGGCACCAAGGTTTCCAAAATTCAGCCCTCGATTCTCCTTACCGATAGCAATTTTGTCCCAAGACAACCACTATTCCTTTTCCATTTGTTCCCTACCAATAATAATTTGACATATGTTAAAGCTCATCATTTGGGAAGAAGATAAACACTCATAACATAAGTGAGAATAGATTGTAAGACAAATCATTATCTGAACCTtaagtcttataaataaaaatgagagaaatactTATAAAACTATACACTAAAAGTTGAAACTAAAAGTAGACacatactattaaaaaaatattttgagtaaGGAGAAATCTAAATTTTGCATCTTTACATCTGTTGAATTGATTACATGTAAAGTAATTCTTGTTGCTcaagtaaaaaatttattaaatgatt is a window encoding:
- the LOC102662491 gene encoding (+)-neomenthol dehydrogenase-like, whose amino-acid sequence is MAPQHKDITGVKCTYLSDGGRRRHSGLTGTRRQIGAPANIPNGWPKEVLSDVENLREEKIDGVLNKFLEDSKEFIRNQRLLALSCAYMYYIKSCWAYTRILAKKYPSFCINVVPPGHVKTDINDNSGMLAPNEGAEAIVRLALLLDGGPSGLLELKKNHFD